In one window of Primulina tabacum isolate GXHZ01 chromosome 8, ASM2559414v2, whole genome shotgun sequence DNA:
- the LOC142554346 gene encoding uncharacterized protein LOC142554346: MASLNLFMAPVFTAQRRVVRSGATASKASGASATEEKGIFDFVLGVLAKQEQIYETDPILKKVEKKNLGGTASRSSSVSVPPEEKKGGFDFGGLFSKK; encoded by the coding sequence ATGGCTTCGTTAAACTTGTTCATGGCTCCAGTTTTCACCGCCCAAAGAAGAGTTGTGAGAAGTGGTGCCACAGCTTCGAAAGCTTCGGGTGCTAGCGCTACTGAGGAGAAGGGGATTTTTGATTTTGTACTTGGGGTGCTGGCAAAGCAAGAGCAGATCTATGAGACCGATCCCATCTTGAAGAAGGTGGAAAAGAAGAATCTTGGAGGCACCGCCAGCCGGAGCAGCTCAGTCTCTGTCCCGCCGGAGGAGAAGAAAGGTGGATTTGATTTTGGAGGCCTGTTTTCCAAGAAATAg